One window of Marinobacterium aestuarii genomic DNA carries:
- a CDS encoding LysR family transcriptional regulator: MNLERLDLNLLVYFDVLLRERNVTRAASLLGITQPAMSNGLRRLRDTFSDPLLVRTSEGMLPTERALTLQPMIRQALATIERAVEPNVQFDAASSARVFRIMTSDYGESTLIPLLLERLSQEAPGVVLDILTPSDMSFLDVEQGHVDLVINRFDSMPQAFHQVTLWRDSFSCLFSADNPIAADFNLQTYLEANHVWVSKTGMGASLGITPQDTKRLGWVDEALKRIGHQRHISVFTRHYQSAVHMAQQKNLVVTIPARAALSKRRDARLIMRPPPFDIPMFELKMAWSPLLQHNSAHEWIRRLVVDVAQGSSA, translated from the coding sequence ATGAACCTTGAAAGGCTCGACCTCAATCTTCTCGTTTACTTCGATGTTTTACTGCGCGAGCGCAACGTCACCCGTGCCGCCAGCCTGCTGGGTATCACTCAGCCTGCGATGAGCAACGGCCTGCGACGCCTGCGCGATACCTTCAGCGATCCGCTGCTGGTGCGTACCAGCGAAGGCATGCTGCCCACCGAGCGGGCGCTGACGCTGCAGCCCATGATACGCCAGGCACTGGCCACGATAGAACGGGCAGTTGAGCCCAACGTGCAATTTGATGCCGCCAGCAGCGCTCGGGTGTTTCGCATTATGACCAGCGATTATGGCGAATCGACGTTGATTCCGTTACTGCTTGAGCGTTTAAGCCAGGAAGCGCCCGGCGTGGTGCTGGATATCCTGACCCCCAGCGACATGAGTTTTCTGGATGTGGAGCAGGGTCATGTAGATCTGGTGATTAACCGCTTCGACAGCATGCCCCAGGCGTTTCATCAGGTGACCCTGTGGCGCGACAGTTTTTCCTGCCTTTTCAGTGCCGACAATCCCATCGCTGCCGACTTTAACCTGCAGACCTATCTGGAGGCCAACCATGTCTGGGTCAGCAAAACCGGCATGGGGGCAAGCCTTGGCATTACCCCGCAGGATACCAAGCGCCTGGGCTGGGTCGATGAAGCCCTGAAGCGTATCGGTCATCAGCGCCATATCTCGGTCTTTACGCGCCATTACCAGTCGGCGGTGCATATGGCACAGCAGAAGAACCTGGTGGTGACCATTCCGGCGCGCGCTGCACTCTCCAAACGCAGGGATGCGCGCCTGATCATGCGCCCGCCGCCGTTCGACATTCCGATGTTCGAGTTGAAGATGGCCTGGAGTCCGCTGCTGCAGCACAACAGTGCCCACGAGTGGATACGTCGGCTGGTGGTGGATGTCGCCCAGGGCAGCAGCGCCTGA
- a CDS encoding glycine betaine ABC transporter substrate-binding protein: protein MRKLIKQLSTAVLALGIGSAALAEPVIIGGKNFTEQQLLTEMTAQYLDHLGYEVERRGGMGSAVLRKAQENAQIDLYWEYTGTSLLVYNKVKEKLSTPEAVYERVRELDAKVGLTWLNPSRANNTYALAMRRSDAAQKGIATLSDLARAVNADQPLVLASNAEWYSRDDGFKQMQKAYGFKMDRDQVKRMDSGLTYIALQDEQVDLALVFATDGRIPAFDFILLQDDKGFFPNYAITPVVREETLSQHPQMTAQLNALSAKLDNDIVSALNARVDVERTSIEQVAEEFLRSTGLM from the coding sequence ATGCGCAAACTGATCAAACAACTGAGCACCGCAGTACTGGCACTGGGCATTGGCAGCGCCGCCCTGGCAGAACCGGTGATTATCGGCGGCAAGAACTTCACCGAACAGCAACTGCTGACCGAAATGACAGCGCAGTACCTTGATCACCTGGGCTACGAGGTGGAACGCCGCGGCGGCATGGGCAGTGCCGTGCTGCGCAAGGCCCAGGAAAACGCCCAGATCGACCTGTACTGGGAATACACCGGCACCTCGCTGCTGGTCTACAACAAGGTAAAGGAAAAGCTCAGCACCCCCGAAGCCGTCTATGAGCGCGTGCGTGAACTCGATGCCAAGGTGGGCCTGACCTGGCTGAATCCCTCCCGGGCGAACAACACCTATGCCCTGGCCATGCGCCGCAGCGATGCCGCCCAAAAAGGCATTGCGACCCTCAGTGACCTGGCGCGGGCGGTGAATGCAGATCAACCACTGGTACTGGCATCCAACGCCGAGTGGTACTCCCGTGATGACGGCTTCAAGCAAATGCAGAAAGCCTATGGCTTCAAGATGGACCGCGACCAGGTCAAACGCATGGATTCGGGCCTGACCTATATCGCACTGCAGGATGAGCAGGTCGACCTGGCGCTGGTATTTGCCACCGATGGCCGCATTCCGGCATTTGACTTCATCTTGCTGCAGGACGACAAGGGCTTCTTCCCCAACTACGCCATCACACCGGTTGTACGGGAGGAAACCCTCAGCCAGCATCCGCAGATGACAGCCCAGCTCAATGCCCTGTCTGCCAAGCTAGATAACGATATCGTCTCGGCGCTTAATGCACGGGTAGATGTCGAACGCACCAGCATCGAACAGGTGGCCG
- a CDS encoding ABC transporter ATP-binding protein, translating into MIKIENLTKIFDTPNGPVTAADQISMEVPEGEICVLLGPSGCGKTTTLKMINRIIPSTSGRVLINGEDTTGLNTVDLRRNIGYVIQQIGLFPNMTIEENIAIVPKLLGWPAARYKARAIELLDMVALDPSTFLKRYPRELSGGQQQRIGVARALAADPPVMLMDEPFGAIDPINREVIQDEFLKMQQALRKTIMFVSHDIDEAVKMANKIAIFRGGRLVQYDTPDDILAHPKNEFVENFVGDDRALKRLRLVQVSHVMEPRPPHVQPGDSLQTALQRMEQHGYSHAILMVNDRKQPVGYVAKSICQTLQGYCGEHYIGLKACVKPQDDLRKVASLMFNHDATWLPCVDENGVLAGQVTQRGITHHLGATYRKSSSADAALSPAPAVSA; encoded by the coding sequence ATGATAAAAATAGAAAATCTCACCAAAATCTTCGATACACCCAACGGCCCTGTCACCGCCGCCGACCAGATCAGCATGGAAGTCCCCGAGGGGGAAATCTGCGTCCTGCTCGGACCCTCAGGTTGCGGCAAGACCACCACCCTCAAAATGATCAACCGCATCATCCCGTCTACCTCGGGCCGTGTGCTGATCAATGGCGAAGACACCACTGGGCTCAATACCGTGGATCTACGCCGCAATATTGGTTATGTGATTCAGCAGATCGGCCTGTTCCCCAACATGACCATCGAGGAAAACATCGCCATAGTGCCCAAACTGCTGGGCTGGCCCGCCGCCCGCTACAAGGCTCGCGCCATCGAATTACTGGACATGGTGGCGCTGGATCCGTCGACCTTCCTGAAGCGTTACCCGCGTGAACTCTCCGGCGGCCAGCAGCAGCGCATCGGCGTGGCCCGCGCCCTGGCGGCGGATCCACCGGTCATGCTGATGGACGAGCCTTTCGGTGCCATAGACCCGATCAATCGGGAGGTAATTCAGGACGAGTTTCTGAAGATGCAGCAGGCGCTGCGCAAGACCATCATGTTTGTCAGCCACGATATAGACGAAGCCGTGAAGATGGCTAACAAGATCGCGATTTTCCGCGGCGGTCGCCTGGTGCAGTACGATACGCCCGACGATATTCTGGCTCACCCCAAGAATGAGTTCGTGGAAAACTTCGTCGGTGACGACCGGGCACTGAAACGCCTGCGACTGGTCCAGGTAAGCCATGTGATGGAGCCAAGGCCGCCCCATGTACAACCGGGTGATTCCCTGCAAACGGCTCTGCAACGCATGGAGCAGCATGGCTACAGTCACGCCATCCTGATGGTGAACGATCGCAAGCAGCCCGTAGGCTATGTCGCCAAAAGCATCTGCCAGACCCTGCAGGGCTATTGCGGCGAGCACTATATTGGCCTCAAGGCCTGCGTAAAGCCCCAGGATGACCTGCGCAAGGTCGCCTCCCTGATGTTCAACCACGATGCCACCTGGCTGCCCTGTGTCGATGAAAATGGTGTCTTGGCAGGTCAGGTCACGCAGCGTGGTATCACTCATCATCTGGGCGCGACCTACCGCAAGAGCAGCAGCGCAGATGCTGCGCTCAGCCCTGCGCCCGCCGTCAGCGCCTGA
- a CDS encoding isocitrate lyase, with translation MSDYNKDIDAIANLRAAQGTAWNAINPESAARMKAQNRFKTGLDIAKYTAAIMRQDMADYDADSASYTQSLGCWHGFIGQQKMIAIKKHHGTTSKRYLYLSGWMVAALRSEFGPLPDQSMHEKTSVAALIEELYTFLRQADSRELDQLFVALDDARAAGDNALEAEIQAKIDNHETHVVPIIADIDAGFGNPEATYLLAKKMIEAGACCIQLENQVSDEKQCGHQDGKVTVPHADFLAKINAVRYAFLELGIDDGVIVARTDSLGAGLTKQIAVTNEPGDLGDQYNAFLDCEEVSTADMKNGDVVLNRGGKLLRPKRLPSNLFQFKKGTGEDRCVLDCITSLQNGADLLWIETEKPHVGQIAAMVNRIREVVPNAKLVYNNSPSFNWTLNFRQQVFDIMAEAGKDMSAYDRANLMSVDYDETELAQVADEKIRTFQRDAAAEAGIFHHLITLPTYHTAALSTDNLAKGYFGAEGMLAYVKGVQRQELRQGIACVKHQNMAGSDIGDNHKEYFAGEAALKAGGKDNTMNQFG, from the coding sequence ATGTCAGACTACAACAAAGACATCGACGCTATCGCCAACCTTCGTGCTGCTCAGGGCACTGCATGGAATGCCATCAACCCTGAATCCGCTGCCCGCATGAAAGCGCAGAACCGCTTCAAGACCGGTCTGGACATTGCCAAGTACACCGCTGCCATCATGCGTCAGGACATGGCTGACTACGACGCCGACAGCGCCTCTTACACTCAGTCCCTGGGTTGCTGGCACGGCTTTATCGGCCAGCAGAAAATGATTGCGATCAAGAAACACCACGGCACCACCAGCAAGCGCTACCTTTACCTGTCTGGCTGGATGGTTGCTGCACTGCGCTCCGAGTTCGGACCCCTGCCTGACCAGTCCATGCACGAGAAAACCTCGGTTGCAGCCCTGATCGAAGAGCTCTACACCTTCCTGCGCCAGGCTGACTCCCGCGAACTGGATCAGCTGTTCGTTGCACTGGACGATGCCCGCGCCGCTGGCGACAACGCCCTGGAAGCCGAAATTCAGGCCAAGATCGACAACCACGAAACGCATGTAGTGCCGATCATCGCCGACATCGACGCCGGTTTCGGTAACCCGGAAGCGACCTACCTGCTGGCCAAGAAAATGATCGAAGCCGGTGCCTGCTGCATCCAGCTGGAAAACCAGGTCTCCGACGAGAAGCAGTGCGGTCACCAGGATGGCAAGGTCACCGTGCCCCACGCCGACTTCCTGGCCAAGATCAACGCCGTTCGCTACGCCTTCCTTGAGCTGGGTATCGACGACGGTGTTATCGTTGCCCGTACCGACTCCCTGGGTGCTGGCCTGACCAAGCAGATCGCCGTGACCAATGAGCCGGGCGACCTGGGTGATCAGTACAACGCTTTCCTGGATTGCGAAGAAGTCTCTACTGCCGACATGAAAAACGGCGATGTAGTACTGAACCGCGGCGGCAAGCTGCTGCGTCCCAAGCGTCTGCCGAGCAACCTGTTCCAGTTCAAGAAAGGCACCGGCGAAGACCGCTGCGTACTGGACTGCATCACCTCCTTGCAGAACGGCGCCGACCTGCTGTGGATCGAAACCGAGAAGCCCCACGTTGGCCAGATCGCAGCCATGGTTAACCGCATCCGCGAAGTCGTGCCTAACGCCAAGCTGGTGTACAACAACAGCCCGTCCTTCAACTGGACGCTGAACTTCCGCCAGCAGGTCTTCGACATCATGGCTGAAGCCGGCAAGGACATGAGCGCCTACGACCGCGCCAACCTGATGAGCGTTGATTACGACGAAACCGAACTGGCACAGGTTGCCGACGAGAAGATCCGTACCTTCCAGCGCGACGCCGCGGCTGAAGCCGGTATCTTCCACCACCTGATCACGCTGCCGACTTACCACACAGCCGCGCTGTCTACCGACAACCTGGCCAAGGGCTACTTCGGTGCCGAAGGCATGCTGGCATACGTCAAGGGTGTTCAGCGTCAGGAACTGCGTCAGGGCATCGCCTGCGTCAAGCACCAGAACATGGCCGGCTCCGACATCGGTGACAACCACAAGGAATACTTCGCCGGTGAAGCCGCACTCAAGGCCGGTGGTAAAGACAACACTATGAACCAGTTCGGCTAA
- a CDS encoding ABC transporter permease gives MELLDFLSQNVDLILKLTLEHISLVAVAVGLATVTGVPIGIAITQNENAARVVLYIASIIITIPSIALFGIMIPLLSTIGQGIGYLPAVIAVLLYSQLPIIRNTHTAINNVSPALREAARGVGMSPLQRLRLVEIPLAIPIIMAGVRTAVVMNIGVMAIAAYIGAGGLGVLISRGITQSDPRQLIAGALAVSILAVIADYGLLRLQKRLTPAGLAAA, from the coding sequence GTGGAACTGCTGGATTTCCTGTCTCAAAATGTCGACCTCATCCTCAAGCTGACGCTTGAGCATATCTCCCTGGTTGCCGTTGCGGTCGGGCTTGCCACTGTCACCGGGGTGCCGATCGGTATTGCCATCACCCAGAACGAAAATGCCGCCCGGGTGGTGCTCTATATCGCCTCCATCATCATCACCATCCCGTCCATTGCGCTGTTCGGCATCATGATCCCGCTGCTCTCCACCATAGGCCAGGGCATTGGTTATCTGCCGGCGGTGATTGCGGTGCTGCTCTACTCGCAGCTGCCCATTATCCGCAACACCCATACCGCCATTAACAACGTCAGCCCGGCGTTGCGCGAGGCGGCACGCGGTGTCGGCATGAGCCCGTTGCAACGCCTGCGCCTGGTGGAAATTCCGCTGGCCATTCCCATCATCATGGCGGGCGTGCGCACCGCGGTGGTGATGAATATAGGCGTGATGGCCATCGCCGCCTATATCGGTGCCGGCGGTCTGGGCGTGCTTATCAGCCGAGGCATTACCCAGAGCGACCCGCGCCAGCTGATTGCCGGCGCCCTTGCGGTCAGCATCCTGGCCGTGATTGCCGACTACGGCCTGCTTCGGCTGCAGAAAAGACTCACACCGGCCGGGCTTGCCGCCGCCTGA
- a CDS encoding ABC transporter permease, whose amino-acid sequence MTKPAYARLFRVLTLLAVFTLGAISVQSGVLEGLLKYQEDVVYLVGQHIELVLMSGIAAILIGVPLGVILSRPRFAKGAEGAMQTLNIGTTVPTLAILALSMSFLGIGTAPAVFGLCIASLLPIVRNTYTGLLEIPAHLREAGAGIGMTPLQMLFRVEIPNALYVIFAGIRTALAINVGTVPLAFLIGGGGLGELIFTGIDLDEPFMMLAGAIPTALLAIIVDILIALIAFLLVPRGVNPQRT is encoded by the coding sequence ATGACCAAGCCTGCATACGCTCGATTATTTCGCGTACTGACGCTGCTGGCGGTGTTCACTCTGGGGGCCATCAGCGTACAAAGTGGCGTGCTCGAAGGGCTGCTCAAGTACCAGGAAGATGTCGTCTACCTGGTGGGCCAGCATATTGAACTGGTGTTGATGTCGGGCATCGCTGCCATCCTGATCGGCGTTCCACTTGGGGTGATTCTCAGTCGCCCACGCTTCGCCAAAGGGGCCGAAGGCGCCATGCAGACCCTGAATATCGGCACCACAGTTCCGACCCTGGCCATACTGGCTCTGTCCATGAGCTTTCTGGGTATAGGCACGGCGCCGGCAGTATTCGGGCTCTGTATCGCCTCCCTGCTGCCCATCGTGCGCAACACCTATACCGGTCTGCTGGAAATACCGGCCCACCTCAGGGAAGCCGGCGCCGGTATCGGCATGACCCCGCTACAGATGCTGTTCCGGGTCGAAATCCCCAATGCCCTCTACGTCATTTTTGCCGGTATCCGCACGGCCCTGGCGATCAATGTCGGCACCGTGCCCCTGGCGTTTCTGATCGGCGGTGGCGGTCTGGGCGAATTGATTTTCACCGGTATCGATCTGGACGAACCCTTCATGATGCTGGCCGGTGCCATTCCGACGGCTCTGCTGGCGATCATTGTCGATATCCTGATCGCGCTGATCGCATTTTTGCTGGTTCCCAGGGGCGTCAACCCCCAGAGAACCTGA